In a genomic window of Helianthus annuus cultivar XRQ/B chromosome 10, HanXRQr2.0-SUNRISE, whole genome shotgun sequence:
- the LOC110882621 gene encoding cold shock protein 1-like, with protein sequence MTKNSHLHGEDLQGLTLEELQRLETLLERGLHRVRRTKSQKRADTGSNRSFSQSSSVNQNQGNSSGQGSYAGKLPKCSKCNYHHRGQCTRICHRCNKAGHQARDCRASFPNPQQPSQQQGRQQLQQNQGIRKGCFQCGAEGHIKRDCPQLNQNAGGNNNGNNNNAGNNNGNNGGNGARGRVFTIGAGEARNDGNVVTGTFSVNGIFASILFDSGAD encoded by the exons ATGACGAAAAACAGTCACTTACACGGTGAGGACCTTCAAGGACTTACTCTAGAGGAACTTCAACGCTTGGAGACCTTGCTCGAACGAGGGCTCCATCGTGTGCGTCGAACAAAG TCACAGAAAAGGGCGGACACTGGCAGCAATCGTAgtttcagccagtcgtcttcaGTGAACCAGAATCAGGGTAACAGTTCAGGTCAGGGTTCGTATGCGGGAAAACTACCAAAGTGCAGTAAGTGCAACTATCATCATCGGGGGCAGTGTACTCGGATATGTCACAGGTGCAACAAAGCAGGGCAccaggccagggattgtagggcttCATTCCCGAACCCGCAGCAGCCGTCACAGCAGCAGGGGAGACAGCAGCTTCAGCAGAACCAGGGTATTCGTAAGGGTTGTTTTCAATGTGGTGCTGAGGGCCACATCAAGCGAGACTGTCCTCAATTGAATCAGAATGCTGGTGGTAATAACaatgggaataacaacaacgctgggaacaacaatgggaacaatgggGGAAACGGTGCGCGTGGGCGCGTGTTTACTATTGGAGCTGGGGAGGCTCGGAATGATGGCAATGTAGTGACCGGTACGTTTTCAGTAAATGGTAtatttgcttctattttatttgactctggtgccgattaG